Proteins from a genomic interval of Harpia harpyja isolate bHarHar1 chromosome 7, bHarHar1 primary haplotype, whole genome shotgun sequence:
- the KLHDC7A gene encoding kelch domain-containing protein 7A, which produces MPQRVTLPWQSDMQLAGKLVLSAAALLLLTLAYRFYKSRSLAGGKIPPADTGGEQREKAARDGDGDGATGLRRRRVFGGEVRRDGRDGQASGQASGRGTWRMPPQGDRSLPRGEEEEEEGEEMVSKPGLTHSRAGMARRGSELGSEMGSKSGNEPGIELESDPGSKPGIEPGSELASEPGSEPGSNLASEPGSEPSSYDPGDAAETLSSHREEGTLAPSTGLSPGIANAQMAGDGCAQSMEQDLAVGGVSREAKGCWGMVQTLSVTSDLGLKMTASSAGSDTSYSFSSVAKIQVEENYLPEQRAKDGARQPVSGLKGKVYDYYVQSISQSVSKKRCLPYIPLGTSRHCSLEQVKEKLQSFTTQEADPASAIEDPTTSSIVPPPTGSLEISPESPSPGRKDSILQIADSPHLQLPMEGFGVTVPAGTPPASPRPGLVASAGLFQMPPPTHLDLGNCYEVLCTAKAQKLSHLQEAAYKVMSDNYLQVLRMPSIYGRLNAGERELILRQRMKGKMYMAVADINMQEPGLQTSRLCYYDDGGDCWHHLCHVPPEVVSRGCAMCSMFNYLFVVAGCEGTGQMQRPSNRVFCYDPLTSIWREICPLNQARPHCKLVALDGHLYAIGGECLYTVERYNPRQDRWTFTAPLPHDTFAVAHTATVCDGEIYVTGGTLRYMLLRYTARSDSWRVTLASGGKDRTAEMVSANGFIYRFDLHRSMGIGVYRCSAKAKLWYECATYAMPNPSGFQCAVMGSLVHCVGRRFHIRFLADHISPRFGTKELQPFPSPRGSILPAVLVLPEGGTAQTQV; this is translated from the coding sequence ATGCCCCAGCGAGTAACCCTGCCCTGGCAGTCCGACATGCAGCTGGCCGGCAAGCTGGTCCTCTCCGCCGCCGCTCTGCTCCTCCTGACTTTGGCGTACAGGTTTTATAAGTCTCGCTCGCTTGCCGGGGGCAAAATCCCGCCGGCTGACAcgggaggagagcagagggaaaaagctGCCCGGGATGGGGATGGCGACGGTGCGACAGGTCTGCGACGGAGGAGAGTGTTTggtggggaggtgaggagggatGGCAGGGATGGACAAGCAAGCGGTCAAGCAAGCGGCCGTGGGACATGGCGCATGCCTCCCCAGGGGGATCGAAGTCTGCCaaggggtgaggaggaggaggaggagggagaggagatggttTCTAAACCAGGACTGACtcacagcagagcagggatggCCAGGAGGGGAAGCGAGCTGGGAAGTGAGATGGGAAGTAAGTCAGGAAACGAGCCAGGAATTGAGCTGGAAAGTGATCCGGGAAGCAAGCCAGGAATCGAGCCGGGAAGCGAGCTGGCAAGCGAGCCAGGAAGCGAGCCGGGAAGTAATCTGGCAAGTGAGCCAGGAAGCGAGCCGAGCTCTTATGACCCTGGGGACGCAGCCGAAACACTGAGCAGCCACAGGGAGGAGGGCACGCTTGCACCAAGCACTGGGCTTTCCCCAGGGATCGCTAATGCCCAGATGGCAGGTGATGGATGCGCCCAAAGCATGGAGCAGGATTTGGCTGTTGGAGGTGTGAGCCGGGAGGCCAAGGGGTGCTGGGGGATGGTTCAGACCCTCAGCGTCACCTCGGACCTGGGTCTAAAAATGACAGCAAGCAGCGCAGGGTCAGACACCTCCTACTCTTTCTCCTCGGTTGCAAAGATCCAGGTGGAGGAGAACTACCTCCCTGAGCAGCGGGCAAAGGATGGGGCCAGGCAGCCGGTCTCTGGCCTCAAAGGCAAAGTCTACGACTACTATGTACAGTCCATCTCCCAGTCCGTGTCAAAGAAGAGGTGCCTCCCCTACATCCCTCTGGGAACATCCCGGCACTGCAGCTTAGAGCAGGTCaaggaaaagctgcagagctTTACAACCCAGGAGGCAGACCCTGCCTCAGCAATAGAGgaccccaccacctcctccaTAGTTCCACCACCTACGGGGAGCTTGGAGATCTCCCCTGAGTCACCATCGCCTGGCCgcaaggacagcatcctccagaTTGCCGACAGcccccacctccagctgcccATGGAGGGTTTTGGGGTCACGGTGCCAGCCGGCACACCACCTGCAAGTCCCCGACCAGGGCTGGTGGCCAGCGCTGGCCTCTTCCAAATGCCACCACCCACCCACCTGGACCTGGGGAACTGCTATGAGGTCCTCTGCACAGCCAAGGCGCAGAAgctcagccacctccaggaagcTGCCTACAAGGTGATGAGTGACAACTACCTGCAAGTACTGAGGATGCCCTCCATCTATGGCCGTCTCAACGCCGGTGAGCGGGAGCTCATCCTGCGGCAGAGGATGAAGGGGAAGATGTACATGGCTGTGGCAGACATCAACATGCAGGAGCCTGGCCTCCAGACCAGCCGCCTGTGCTACTATGATGACGGAGGGGACTGCTGGCATCACCTCTGCCACGTGCCACCAGAAGTGGTCTCCCGGGGGTGCGCCATGTGCAGCATGTTCAACTACCTCTTCGTGGTGGCCGGCTGTGAGGGCACAGGCCAGATGCAGAGACCCTCCAACCGTGTCTTCTGCTACGATCCCCTGACCAGCATCTGGAGGGAGATCTGCCCCCTGAACCAAGCACGGCCGCACTGCAAGCTTGTGGCCTTGGATGGCCACCTTTACGCCATTGGTGGCGAGTGCCTCTACACGGTGGAGCGCTACAACCCCCGGCAGGACCGCTGGACCTTCACCGCACCCCTGCCCCACGACACCTTTGCCGTGGCCCACACGGCCACAGTGTGTGATGGGGAGATCTATGTGACGGGGGGCACCTTGCGCTACATGCTGCTGCGTTACACCGCCCGCTCGGACAGCTGGAGGGTCACCCTGGCCAGCGGTGGCAAGGACAGGACGGCCGAGATGGTGAGCGCTAACGGCTTCATCTACCGCTTTGACCTCCACCGCAGCATGGGCATCGGTGTCTACCGCTGCAGCGCCAAGGCCAAGCTATGGTATGAGTGTGCCACCTACGCCATGCCCAACCCATCCGGCTTCCAGTGTGCCGTGATGGGCAGCCTGGTCCACTGTGTTGGCCGGCGCTTCCACATACGCTTCTTGGCTGACCACATCTCACCACGCTTTGGGACCAAGGAGCTTCAGCCCTTCCCATCACCCCGCGGCAGCATCCTCCCAGCTGTCCTGGTGCTGCCAGAGGGAGGGACGGCGCAAACGCAGGTTTGA